From Candidatus Binataceae bacterium, a single genomic window includes:
- a CDS encoding P-II family nitrogen regulator, producing the protein MKKVEAILSSHCLDQIKEALFSRGCQEIVVSDVRHPCSRQMNYRGLSYLADAPRVKIEVIVSDADATATVDAILQNVTGGAQDERVSIAHVEKVISIGESMALMDAPDSRELNTPSTVRPFISHHGSVRPALH; encoded by the coding sequence ATGAAAAAGGTTGAAGCAATACTGAGTTCCCATTGCCTAGATCAGATCAAAGAGGCCCTCTTCAGTCGGGGCTGCCAAGAGATAGTGGTTTCCGACGTCCGGCATCCCTGCAGCCGGCAAATGAACTACCGCGGGCTCAGCTATCTGGCCGATGCTCCACGGGTCAAAATCGAGGTCATAGTCTCTGACGCTGATGCCACGGCGACCGTCGACGCGATTTTGCAGAACGTTACAGGCGGGGCTCAGGACGAGCGGGTGTCAATCGCCCATGTCGAGAAGGTCATTTCGATTGGAGAATCTATGGCCCTGATGGACGCGCCAGATTCTCGAGAATTGAACACACCCTCAACCGTGCGGCCCTTCATTTCCCATCACGGGAGCGTGCGACCCGCCCTTCACTAG